From a single Lolium rigidum isolate FL_2022 chromosome 7, APGP_CSIRO_Lrig_0.1, whole genome shotgun sequence genomic region:
- the LOC124677000 gene encoding uncharacterized protein LOC124677000 produces the protein MGKYVELLDMGVRIAARFHSHCPQTARMYYHPPASSAAANHAGDGAGMLPTEGAAAGAVAMMKRQQRAAVDAADIILYTVV, from the coding sequence ATGGGGAAGTACGTGGAGCTGCTGGACATGGGGGTGCGCATCGCGGCGCGGTTCCACTCCCACTGCCCGCAGACGGCGCGCATGTACTACCACCCCCCGGCTTCCTCGGCGGCCGCCAACCACGCCGGCGACGGCGCCGGGATGCTGCCGACCGAGGGCGCCGCGGCGGGCGCCGTGGCCATGATGAAGAGGCAGCAGCGGGCCGCCGTCGACGCCGCGGACATCATCCTCTACACCGTCGTCTAG